From a single Miscanthus floridulus cultivar M001 chromosome 8, ASM1932011v1, whole genome shotgun sequence genomic region:
- the LOC136474611 gene encoding probable xyloglucan endotransglucosylase/hydrolase protein 30, with protein sequence MAAKARVSLTGLLVAATWACLSVVAASAFDVPTVAFEERFSPLFGDGNLFRSSDDRSVRLLLDRRSGSGFVSSDYYLHGFFSASIKLPKDYTAGVVVAFYLSNGDLYEKTHDELDFEFLGSRWGGQWRVQTNVYGNGSTSHGREERYLLPFDPTLEAHSYSVLWAPTHIIFYIDDTPIREVIRHPDMGGDFPAKPMAVYATIWDGSAWATDGGKYKVNYKYAPFASDFSELAIVGSRADPVLRVPRRHAHQDLLGLMTADYAVMTPQKRAAMRAFRARQMTYTVCYDAVRYADGPFPECDNSDEERESFSAWGDSKTVVMRPRARGRRRGRKACAGARGRADVSSS encoded by the exons ATGGCGGCGAAGGCGAGGGTCTCGCTGACGGGCTTGCTCGTCGCCGCGACGTGGGCGTGCTTATCTGTCGTAGCCGCCTCCGCCTTCGACGTGCCAACCGTGGCCTTCGAGGAGCGGTTCTCACCGCTGTTCGGTGACGGCAACCTTTTCCGCTCCTCAGACGACAGGAGCGTCCGCCTCCTGCTCGACCGCCGGTCAG GTTCCGGGTTCGTCTCTTCGGACTACTACCTCCACGGCTTCTTCAGCGCGTCCATCAAGCTGCCCAAGGACTACACGGCcggcgtcgtcgtcgccttctac CTGTCTAATGGAGACCTGTACGAGAAGACGCACGACGAGCTGGACTTCGAGTTCCTGGGCAGCCGGTGGGGCGGGCAGTGGCGCGTGCAGACCAACGTCTACGGCAACGGCAGCACCAGCCACGGCCGGGAGGAGCGCTACCTCCTCCCCTTCGACCCCACCCTCGAGGCCCACAGCTACTCCGTCCTCTGGGCTCCAACCCACATCAT CTTCTACATCGACGACACGCCGATCCGGGAGGTGATCCGGCACCCGGACATGGGCGGCGACTTCCCGGCGAAGCCGATGGCGGTGTACGCCACCATCTGGGACGGCTCCGCGTGGGCCACGGACGGGGGCAAGTACAAGGTCAACTACAAGTACGCGCCGTTCGCGTCCGACTTCTCCGAGCTGGCCATCGTCGGCTCCCGCGCCGACCCGGTGCTCCGCGTCCCGCGCCGCCACGCTCACCAGGACCTCCTCGGGCTCATGACGGCCGACTACGCCGTCATGACGCCGCAGAAGCGCGCGGCCATGCGCGCCTTCAGGGCGCGGCAGATGACGTACACGGTGTGCTACGACGCCGTGCGGTACGCGGACGGGCCGTTCCCGGAGTGCGACAACTCGGACGAGGAGAGGGAGTCCTTCTCGGCCTGGGGCGACTCCAAGACCGTCGTCATGAGGCCACGcgcccgcggccgccgccggggacGCAAGGCCTGCGCCGGCGCCAGGGGACGGGCTGACGTGTCAAGCAGCTGA